CTCGCTACCACTCCAAAACTGCTAGACATGTCACTGCACCAATCTCTGCTAGCCGTCGCCTGTAGTGACTTGGTCTATTCGCTCCACTACTCTACCTGAACTAAAGCGCGGCCCGACGTCTCCCACTGTACACTGTACACACTGAATCTTCACCCGTACAGCCCTGGGCCCAAAAGAGACTCCTTTACATGCTATATTTTCCTCGTGCCAAAAATGAATAATCGAAATGAGATGCCACAAGTGCAGGCCTCGCCAAGCACACCGCAACGCCGCAAGCGCCCAATGGATACCACTCCCACACACTTTGCCAGCTGGTCGATGGGGCAACGTGGGAGCGCGACGCGGAAAAAGGGATGATGATAATGTTTGGCGCGCTGATGATGATTCCAGGCTGGTGGGGGGAGGCGCTTCGGTCGATCGGTCGTCGTAACTATTACCGTGGAAGGAGATTTTCGATCCCGTCTATCAATCATTACAAGATACCTATACAGAAAGAAAACGTGACCGAGGGAATACTATCGCTCAAAGAACGGACTCCATGATGCAACGCAAAGGGAAGAAAACCAAGCGACGACGCCGCCATTACTACTTGCTGGCGCCGCAGCATAGCGCGTTGGCCAACTTCTGCATGAAGCTTTGCTTCTCAGGTGCCTGTTGCCGGGGTTGTTGGAGCGTTGGGCTGCTGGCCTGGGCTGGGCGGTTCTGCGACAGGTTTGGCTGGCTGTGCTGGAACTGAGCCTGCGTCGATGCGCCTTCTGGTGGCGCGAGCTCGCCCATGCTCTTCCTCTTGACCTGCGAGTCGCGGTTCATGTTTTCTCTTGGGCTTCGTCCGGCCTGGGCGCGCGTCGCTCCCGGCTTGGGCAGCGGCTCGTTTAAGCGGTGGTGGTCGATGGGCAGATGGGTCTTCTGCTGCCTGTGTTGCTGGCCCTGGAGGTTCACAGCCATGGACGAGTTGGGGTTCACGTTTGAGTGATGCATGGCCTGCGCAGCGGAAGGGTGCGACTTGAGCACCTCCCAGCCCTTTCCGTTGTTGAGCTTCATCCAGTCGTACTCGCCATCCTCGACCTCTCCGGTGCTCTTGAGCGCCTGCGTGAAGAGCTCGCGTAGGTAGTCGTAGTCGGGCGTGTCCTCGAAGCCCAGGTTACGGACGTAGCTGAGGTACTTGTTGAACTCCTCTGTGATTTGTTAGCGGATGCATATCGTGATGCTACACATGCGTCACGTACCAGGGAAGCCATCGCACAGATCCTTGATGGGCGTCGtctgcttcttctctccAATCTTCTCGTACTTTTGCTTGTTGGTAGCGGCCTTGAGACCTTGCCATGGCAGTCCGCCGCGCAGAAAGTACATGAATACGTGACCAAGGGCCTCGAGATCGTCGCGACGCGACTGCTCGCGTCCCAGATGGGTGTTGATACTCATGTATCGAGCCGTTCCGGAAAGAGACTTGCGCTCTCTGTAGGGAATGTGCTGCTTGGTCTTGGGGTCGCGGTACTGCTTGGCCATGCCAAAGTCGACGACGTGGATGACATTGGCGCTCTTGGAGCCGGGGCGGCCAATCAGGAAGTTGTCGGGCTTGATGTCGCGGTAGATGAGGTTCTTCTCGTGGATGGTCTGGACGCGTGAGAGCTGGCATGTGTGAGCGCGTGTGCATGGTTGGGATATGCAGTTTGCCTACCATCTGCTTGGCTACCATGACAACCGTCTTGATGGAAAATTTCCTGTTGCAGTGGTCGAACAGGTCCTCCAAACTGGGGCCGAGCAGGTCGATGACCAGGATGTTGTGGAGGCCCTCCTGCCCAAAGTAGTAGACATTAGGAATCCCAGCTGTAGGCGGTCAGTATGTTGttcgttgttgttgttgtttgcTTGTGTCGCTAGCACGTGAGTCTAGAAAGATATGGCCGACAAGAGGCCGACAGAGAGGACGCGGCCGGCCATTGTATCGTAGACAGACGCGCAGCCAGACACGCAAACAATGAGGCAATACAATGGCCATGTacacatacacacacacacacacacatacacgAGTCTCGTTGATAGTCACAGGTGCGACGGACAGGTGACGGGTGGAGGTGAAAGGGGGTCAAGGACATTGGGTTTACTCACGGCAGCCCACAAGAATCTTGTACGTGCGATACTCATCGCGTAGTTGCGGAGCATCGCTCTTCCTTGGCTCGAACTTGATGGCGACCTGCTGCTGGTTGAGCAAGTTGGTGCCCTCGAAGATGACGCCAAAGCTGCCCTCGCCAATCTTCTTGCCGACGCGGTAGTGCACGCCCACGACGTTTGAACTCGTGCTGCCGCTCGCCATGGTGCTGTCGAGTGTCGACGGTGGATGGAGTGGTAGAGGAGGGGGTGGGGGGAAGGTACGGTAGTGGTAGTGGTGGTTAGAGAGGCTGCGTCGGTGTGGGTGTGGTTGTGACAGCAGCGAAACAGGGCCGCAGCCGTTCTCCGGTAACGAGGCTTGGGGCTGAAGCAACCGGCTTTGGCGACGCGGCGTCTAGCTGGTCCTTGGGGAGGCTGCAAAGAGCAGCGTGCGAGGGAGAACGGGCGAGGTTCAGAAGAATGGGCGTTTGGGATGGGCAATGAAAGAAGAGCGACCGACTCGAGGTGGAAAAGACGTGGAGCACTGGAGAAGGGGAAGGGCAGCAGCGACATGGGGGGTGCGTGCACTAACACGGCCAGACAGCCAGCAGCCGCTTAACCCATCCGACACAACCCTCGCTAGCTCAGAGTCGACCACGACAAGCTCAATTCACTGGCCGAGCACGGGGACGGGGTGACGGGGTGACGGCAAGCCAGGGCACGCGCGCACTGCCAAAGCCTGCATAGAGACGGGTGCATGCCAATGCTGGCCGACACAGTACCCACCTCGGTAAACCTTTGATGCTATCGCGACGGCTATCTACAGTACATAGTTGTATCTATATCTATTCATGGCTGTCCATTATCTGATAGCGCTGTCCGTTGCAGCCTGTATCTGCAGCACTGCCCAGCCCCCAGCCCCATGCTCAATGTAATTGTGCTCGGAGAGGAAGCGCAAAAAATAAAATATCACTGGCCCGGAAATTCGACAACAATGCTCTACACTACTGGCTCTCCAGCCCAAAGCACACCTCAGCTCGCACCAAACAAACGCCTGGCTGCCGCTCCGTCGCCATGGCTATTGTCAGCGCTCGTCGCAAACAAGTCCCACACGTGATGATCTTTCTGTTGTTGCTTGCACCCAACATCCAGCTACTGTGGTCCGCCACGTAACATGGAAAATTAACAGGGGTCTTACTCATAGCAGATCATCTTGTTTATTTCATCTTGTAAATTAAATAGAAAGCCTCGAGAATATAGAGAAAATTCTCCTCTTTTGTAACGTCTTTTTCGTTTCTTAAATCGTCTTTTTCTTTGTGTAGAGTTATAGGTGGAATGGAAGAAAATTATGACCCCTGTTAATTACTAGCTGCTCCAGCCTCACCGCTGCATCGCGTTCGCGTCCTCTGACCCCCCCGGAGCCACCGCCATTCATGCACCGCCATGCTGCCATGCTGCCATGCGTCAATTGCGTCGCCTGCCAGGTGCCTTCGCCTCACTGCATGGCCAACGGCCTTGGTGCGACGCCCCCAGCACCCAAACGCCGCCCTCCCTCATCATCTCTCGTATTGCCAGCCATTACCGCTGCGGCGGGCACAGCGCGATGCTATCCTGTCTTACACATAGTGCTAGTATGCCACTACGCTTGCAACTCCTTTTAGGCCAGGGCCGCATGTTGGCTGATCAAATGTAGCAACTCCTGCGCGGCCATATGGAAAGTCGTAATTGTTATCGCACCCACGACCACGGTTTGGGTTGGTTCCTCGTTGGCACTATGTCTATTAGTTGATAAAATAATGCGAGATCGTGATACTGACGCAGTATATCCAATGTTTTTCATGGACATTGTGGTAAGCGTCGTTTTTGGTGCAACACAAATCAACAGCACTGACTACAACTACTAATGTAGCAAAGACCGTAGTTAGAGCTATAAACTTCATATCTCAAGATAATATATGTAATAGTTAGATAGGTGAATAGTGATGAATTAAGGTATATAGTAGATAAATACACGTGAGAAGGCTCTCTATTTATTCTCTTTCTCTACCAAGCTTTATAGAGTAGATAGAGCCTAGACTATACTAGTTATAGATAAACGTGTTCTCTTCTTCTATTATTTTAGTAATTGTACCCATTCCCTAACATCCTACACCTAGCATCTATTTAATTAGCTGACAATAGCCAAGGTACCGCCTATTATTTGCTTACTATGACTATTTTCTCACCCAACTTCTTGTATTATGATTGGCTAGAGCCCTTTGCTCGTTCTTCTGTAAGCGACCTCGTGTCCGAAGCGGCGCTTACACTTACTTAGACACCACCATGTATGTATAACACTATAGTTTTTCCGCCCCGAACTCATGAGATAAATACCTCTCTGACAATACATACATGCAACTGCAGTACTTAGTTATACCCATGTCACAAACCGTCTTATAAACGCCAATGCCCAATGCCAAAAAATCGCAACTGCAACGGCAGGCTATCGAGTCATGCCATTGAAGCGCGTCCCCATGCTCGCGCCACATTCCGCCCTTGCACTTGACATGGCCGAACATGGATAGCCGGCTGGGATGGATCCACCGGCGCAAATGAACAGCCAGCTAGCTCCATTTTCACACAGAACACAGTCGAGACCCTGCCTTGGCCTGGCCATATGTCATTTTGTGCATGTCATTATTTCGTGAATGATCAAGTACCGCCGCTTCATGCATTACCCAAAACGGGTCGAATCATCTACTGTACTTGTCAACCACACTGCCTAAGTAGCTCTGACACTGACGCTGACACTGACTACTGCAACACGTTCGTCTGCACCACACGAATCTGCCGGCTGGCCCTCTCGCGTCTACATGTACAAATGAGAAAAAATACAAATGCCCGTCTTGGTTTGGCAAACTAAGTAAACACTTTGGAAACGCCGTGACCCGATGCTGCTTTGCTGCTCCCCCTTTGCCGTCTTTGCCCTGATCCTGCCTGCTGTGCGCCCAATGACATTAATACCATTTCTACAAAAGTCCATTACAAGTCGCGCATCTCAACGTCGTCGTGATCCAGTGCGCTCTCATCATCGCCGTCAAACGTGTCCGAACCAGCTGCTTCCCGGTCCAGGTCCGCCTCCGCTTCCGTCCTTGTCTCAGGTGCTACCCCATTCCCCATCATCGGAGCGCCCGCCGGCCCATTCTGGGATTTGCCCTGTTCAGACATGACCAGTTTGGCCGCTTGGTACGCCGCCGAGAACCAATGGACTAGCCTATTCTTGTCCAAGTGTTCGCGGAGCGTATCGTCGTCGAGGAGGTTATCCTTGATAATGGGCTCCCGGAGGTCTTCGGCCGCAAAGCGGACGCATAGTTCCCCGTGTGTGCCACCGGCGCCAAGGAGCTCTTGCAAGTTCTTGGGCAAGACGACTCTCGCAAAACTATTGCCAGCTGCAGACACGTTAGTCACTAGCCGTGGTAATCTGACCATGTTCAACGTACCACATAGTCTACCCAATTCCCGGAACGTATATACTAACGCAGTGTCCTGCAGCATTTCGTTGATCTTGGCGTCGGTAATCTCcttggtgttgttgatggtGGCCCAGTCATCCTTGAGCAAGAGGCGCTTCCACACAAGCTTGACGAGCCCGTCACGCGTCGTTCGGTGGATGTTGTTCCAGTTGACCAGTAGAACCCTGAAAGCGTAGATGAACTCGTCACCTTGCAGCAAAGTGATGCCATCCTCACTGTCGTCTGCGTTCATCAGAGTAAGAATGTCAATCATAAGTGCCGGATCGATGACCTGGTGACGGACGAGATTCTCCAAGCCTTGTCTAAGGATGGACTGGTGCGCAGGTCGGTCCCTCAGACGCCCTTGCCCAAACTCTGCCATCAACAAATCGACGGCCGAGTCCTCGTCCAGAGCGCCCGTAATGATTGGCAGCAGCCGCTCGTAGACCTCCTCTTGGATCTTGGTGTACTCCAACTGCTGTTCAATGCTCTGAAACATGGCCTCGCGTACTTTTAGCGCCTTTGGCTTCTCTCGGCGCGCATCAGCCAGTAGTTGCTGCTCATGGCCGGGTTTTGCTTCCTTCTTGCAAAGTAAAGCAAGCTTGGCCATGGAAAGCTCCACACGCTGGCACCATGAGTTCGTCTCCTGTTTCGATCCCGCCTCGTAGAGAGCTTCGGCTGCCGCCTCGTAGTTCTTCTCACCCCACACTTCGTTGATCCACCCAAGCCGCACCCGCGACGGTTCAGCTCGCAAAAACCTTGTGAGTGCCGGCTGGTTGAGATACTCTTTTGTGAAGAGTTGGCCGGCTTGGTTTTGTCGGATGTACTTTGAGTAGAATGCATCAGCCCAGTCATCGCCATAGACCTCAAAGTATCGCGCAATGCGCTCTTTGATTCGGTTGAGCTTGACAGTGCTTTCGGCCTGCTCCATCTTGCTGCGTGTGCTTGCTTTTTCAGACTCGAGCCAAGTCGTCTCCTCCCAAATCAGGTTGACGAGTGTGGACATGTCATGATACTGCTCAGCGAGTTTCATCCCTTCTGTAGCGAGTCCAATCTCCATCAAACCCATAATGTGCGACGGCCGGACATTGTTGTTCCACTCATCCTTTAGACTGCGGCCCATGGCTCGTGTCTTCTCGTCACTCTGCGCGAGAGCCCACTGGAAGCGTTCGATATGGGTCTGGCATCCCAGCTTGACGAGGCGGGGATTATCCTTGCCGATCTTTTGTGCAAGAAGCTCTTGGTAGCCTTCTTCGTAATTCTCCACTGCAAGGTTGCGGCCAACATCGATGAAGCTACGGAGGGAGCTGACAATGTTGTGTGACGATGTCCAGAATTGTGGTAGCATATCGTAGCCGTATTCAGCTTTGAGGATACCATCATCGAGAGAGTCGGACTCCAGGCCGTACGCCTCAATGTTGGCTTGTCGGAACTCAAAGGCTGTCTCCAGAACGACGAGCATAACATCAGCACCCTCACTCAGCCTCTGCATTACTGATGGTGTCTCCTTTGCACCCTCTTTCATGTAAAAGGTTCGCAGATAGAACCAGCCCCATGGGATCAAGGTTTGGATAGAGTCGACGTCCTTGAGGAAGAATTGTCGGATGCTGTCAGTTTCGCCATGCTCACGGTTGATGGCTGTCTTGTAGCGTTCATTGAGAGCCCTAACAATATCGCTCATGAGAATGTTCTCCGGGTAAGCATCCGGGTTGGCTTGTTGGTCTTGCAGCTTGTCCTGGTACCAGTTCCATAGCTTATGTGCAGCTATCAGCTTTTCCGCATGCCACAAGAGCTGCCACTTTGTCTGGAAGGACATTGGTGGATACTCAGTCTGGAGCTGAGAGACGAGGGTTTGTAGTGCGGTGGCGCGTTTTTGGAATTGTTCGTCCATGTTCGAGATGGCCTTCTCTAGGTAGTCGTAGGAAGAGCTTAGAATGCCAGCACTAATGGCGAGAGCAGCCTGGGCAGTCTCTTCTTCGGCGAAGGAAAAGCGTGACTTTACGGAGAAGTCTATGATGTTGCCGGGGACCATACTGAAAAATGTAGCTTGTTCGAGCTTGCTGCGCGCAGTAACCTTGAGCCGTTCCTTGTCTTCGTCGTCCGTCGCTGGTGGAAGCGCACTAATCTGCAAGATTCCGAACTGCTGAGCAAAGATGAGTGCGGTCGCTCGCTTGTCTTTCCGTGCTGTTGTATCCATGACGGTGCCAGAGAGAGTCACATCTGGGCGGAAGTATACAGTGTCTTGGAACGGCAAAACAAGACTACCAGAGTCTGCGAGCAGCTGTGCTTCCGGGCTCTCCTGTGGTTGAGCGAGGGACGCAACGAACATGGCTCCCGGGAATTGAACGTATGCGGTGTGTCCAGGTTGCGGAAGCAGAAGCGTTCCAGTAGGTTCCTTTTGGAGTTGGGGTTGCTGGAAGTTGCGGATCGGTATGGTCCTGTTGATGGTACCCTCTGTCCTAGATAGCTCTACTTCGAGTAGAAAGTAATCCAATGAATCATGTCCAGACAGAGCCACCAGAACAAGTAGGTCGACCGCCTCCTGGCCCTGCTGTGCGTCCATAATGGCAAAGTCCAGCACTTGGATCTGGTGCTGGCTGCGTATCTCGGGCGCTGTGCGAGCCTGGACTGCTGAGAGAATGGCATCGTGTACGTCCACATCTCGCTGATGATTATGTTGTCCCGACCAACTCAAATCCCACGTCTGGAAGAGGGCGTTCTTTGTGACGGAAATGACGTCCATGTGTCCCTTGGATTGCGATGTCCGTGCCTTGACTGAAGCTATGGTCTTGCGAATAGCTGCTCCCAGAAGCCCTTTGAAGCTGAAGAAGCTTCCTCCCGAGCCATTTGGCGCGCTCAATACGGCCGTCGTGACATTCGGTCTGCCTTGGGAATCGCGCAGGGTCAATTGAGCGagcctgccgctgctgaAGACGAGTACGTAGCCCGCGTGGTCGACATCCACCAGGTTGGTAATAGTCTCTCCAGAGTATAGCTTGACGAATCCCTCGACTCCCTGCTGTCGCTGAGGATATAGGCTTTGCGTGTCGGCGCTGTCGATGTTTTCCCAAAAGCCAATCTTTCCTGTTGACGGTGCGAGTGCGACAACACCATAGTCATTTGTGGGACCGTTGCGAACGATGGCGCCCAGAGGCAAAGGCTCAATCGATTTCAGACCGAAGTTCAGGTTTAGGGAGATGACCTTGGTAGGACCGCTCGGGGCGCTGTAGTCCCAGACGAGGGCGCGTTCGTGTGTGAGGGCGAGCGCAAGGCCGGCAGATGGAAGAGCAGTTGCATATATGGGAGCTAGACATGTTTATTAGCAGGCGCGCATGGAGAAGGCTGGGATTGCGGCATACTGGAAGGGCGGAGTAGTGCTGACGGGAACCCGGGGAGTTTCTTGACGCTGTAGTTTGCATTCTTGGTCTATAGTGTCTCTGGTTAGTAGCCATTCCCTTTCCAAGTGCGCATGTACACGTACGAGATACGAGCCCGTGTCTTCCTTGGGCGCGCGCTTTGGAGCTGTCTTCTTCTCGCGAACGGGCATGTCGACCAGCACAACCGAATTCTCAGGGCTCTGGACGGCATGGCCGTTTATCAGGGCGCTTCCATTTCCATTCATATGGGGGACGGCCGGGTCCTTGAAGCTGTCGTCGTTGAG
This sequence is a window from Pyrenophora tritici-repentis strain M4 chromosome 4, whole genome shotgun sequence. Protein-coding genes within it:
- a CDS encoding Nucleoporin-C multi-domain protein, with amino-acid sequence MFSPEASIQSARSSLRNPRRRQRKDSDGPQQQRSRKRSKLNDDSFKDPAVPHMNGNGSALINGHAVQSPENSVVLVDMPVREKKTAPKRAPKEDTGSYLTKNANYSVKKLPGFPSALLRPSTPIYATALPSAGLALALTHERALVWDYSAPSGPTKVISLNLNFGLKSIEPLPLGAIVRNGPTNDYGVVALAPSTGKIGFWENIDSADTQSLYPQRQQGVEGFVKLYSGETITNLVDVDHAGYVLVFSSGRLAQLTLRDSQGRPNVTTAVLSAPNGSGGSFFSFKGLLGAAIRKTIASVKARTSQSKGHMDVISVTKNALFQTWDLSWSGQHNHQRDVDVHDAILSAVQARTAPEIRSQHQIQVLDFAIMDAQQGQEAVDLLVLVALSGHDSLDYFLLEVELSRTEGTINRTIPIRNFQQPQLQKEPTGTLLLPQPGHTAYVQFPGAMFVASLAQPQESPEAQLLADSGSLVLPFQDTVYFRPDVTLSGTVMDTTARKDKRATALIFAQQFGILQISALPPATDDEDKERLKVTARSKLEQATFFSMVPGNIIDFSVKSRFSFAEEETAQAALAISAGILSSSYDYLEKAISNMDEQFQKRATALQTLVSQLQTEYPPMSFQTKWQLLWHAEKLIAAHKLWNWYQDKLQDQQANPDAYPENILMSDIVRALNERYKTAINREHGETDSIRQFFLKDVDSIQTLIPWGWFYLRTFYMKEGAKETPSVMQRLSEGADVMLVVLETAFEFRQANIEAYGLESDSLDDGILKAEYGYDMLPQFWTSSHNIVSSLRSFIDVGRNLAVENYEEGYQELLAQKIGKDNPRLVKLGCQTHIERFQWALAQSDEKTRAMGRSLKDEWNNNVRPSHIMGLMEIGLATEGMKLAEQYHDMSTLVNLIWEETTWLESEKASTRSKMEQAESTVKLNRIKERIARYFEVYGDDWADAFYSKYIRQNQAGQLFTKEYLNQPALTRFLRAEPSRVRLGWINEVWGEKNYEAAAEALYEAGSKQETNSWCQRVELSMAKLALLCKKEAKPGHEQQLLADARREKPKALKVREAMFQSIEQQLEYTKIQEEVYERLLPIITGALDEDSAVDLLMAEFGQGRLRDRPAHQSILRQGLENLVRHQVIDPALMIDILTLMNADDSEDGITLLQGDEFIYAFRVLLVNWNNIHRTTRDGLVKLVWKRLLLKDDWATINNTKEITDAKINEMLQDTALVYTFRELGRLCAGNSFARVVLPKNLQELLGAGGTHGELCVRFAAEDLREPIIKDNLLDDDTLREHLDKNRLVHWFSAAYQAAKLVMSEQGKSQNGPAGAPMMGNGVAPETRTEAEADLDREAAGSDTFDGDDESALDHDDVEMRDL
- a CDS encoding SPS1, Serine-threonine protein kinase, with amino-acid sequence MASGSTSSNVVGVHYRVGKKIGEGSFGVIFEGTNLLNQQQVAIKFEPRKSDAPQLRDEYRTYKILVGCPGIPNVYYFGQEGLHNILVIDLLGPSLEDLFDHCNRKFSIKTVVMVAKQMLSRVQTIHEKNLIYRDIKPDNFLIGRPGSKSANVIHVVDFGMAKQYRDPKTKQHIPYRERKSLSGTARYMSINTHLGREQSRRDDLEALGHVFMYFLRGGLPWQGLKAATNKQKYEKIGEKKQTTPIKDLCDGFPEEFNKYLSYVRNLGFEDTPDYDYLRELFTQALKSTGEVEDGEYDWMKLNNGKGWEVLKSHPSAAQAMHHSNVNPNSSMAVNLQGQQHRQQKTHLPIDHHRLNEPLPKPGATRAQAGRSPRENMNRDSQVKRKSMGELAPPEGASTQAQ